The following is a genomic window from Marinococcus sp. PL1-022.
CAAGATCATTAATTGTTGCATTCAATTGCTTTTTATCACTCTTTAATGCGTTCACTTTATCCTGGAGATTGTCGATCTTTGCAGTATTTTCTTCTGCTTCATCAGCTTCTGCATTGTTAGTGTCTGAAGTCTTTTCCAGGCTTTGATTTTCGTCTTCTAAATTATTTACACGCTGGTTTAACTGCTCTTTCTCTTCTTCAAGAGTAGAGATTTCTTCCTGCTGCTGAGTGATTGTTTGATTCGAACCGACCCCAGCGGCTGCCAGGCCGATCGCTAATAAGAAGAGAAGGATAAACCCATAACCGGCTGCAGCCAGAAGCATTTTCCACCAGCGCCGCGTACGAAACCCCGGAATTTTTTTATGCCATTTCTGTCGTTCGCTCATTGCTGAGCCCCCTAAATTACCTCAATAATTTCGCTTTCTCGGCCTCGAATTCCTTTGCAGACAGAATGCCTTTTTCTTTTAAACCATGAATACGCTCGACCTCGGCGTATTTATCAAACGCTGGCGGCGCACTTTGCTCATTCCCGAAATTCAGGTGGGCGCTTGTCTGAAATTCAGACAGTTTACTGAATTTCTTGCTGTTACATTTGGCAATGACCGCGTATTTGGTATTGTTTTCTTTATCAATAAGAAAAAGCACAGCAGTGGACAGGTCTTTGCCTGAAGTGGAACCGATGGCCATCGCCATTGCTCCTTGGTTTCCCTCTAGAAATTTTCCTGGATTTGCATTTTCCATCGCGTGGTATGTACTTCGTTTAATATTCTGGGTCCGGTCATAATCGTACAATTCAAAAAGGGAAGTGGCGTTTCCAATTTCTTTAAAGTAAACGTATCCGTTTTCCAGCTGAATTAATTTAGCGCCTTTGGATTTGAGCCCGACTTCTTTATGTCCATTTACGAATTCCAGTGAAACCTTCTTAGAAACCTTTCCTGTGGCAGTTTTTGATGGAGAAAACTGAAGTTGAATTTCTTCGATATCCACTCCAGTTTTTTGAGCTATAGTCTGAATAGATCGAAAATTTAACCTATTATTCGGAAAGGAAAGCGTAACTCCGTCTGCATCGCCGTTAAATTCAAACATAATCTTTTTCATGTTCTTGCGAATACCTGAAAATGCGTCCTTAGAAGAAGAGTAATTAATGATTTTAGATTTTTTCAAACCCGAGTTAATTACATAGATAAATCTCGTATCGGTCAAAGCAAGAAGCTTTAAATCATCAGTCATCTTAGCAGAGGCGCATAAAGTTATTAAAGCTTCTTTCTCATCGAGTTCTTTTGAGAGCAATTCCGCTTCTTTTTCCAAGGCTTTCATTGCAAACTTTCCGTAAGGTGCTAAAGCTGCATCGACTTCTGCGTATTGAGTCACCATCATTCCCCCGGTTTTTTTATTAATGGAACTCGATAATTATTTGCAATGTTCAACTTCTTTGGACAAATTTTACTATTTAAGGAGAAGAAATGATAGTCTTAAAGGCACAATTTTATTTCTTAGATTGTCAATTTAAGCGCAACACTTCTTCATGAAACACATTTTCCGTGGTATTCCCATGTAGACAATTTCTGGGGCGGCGATGAATCAGTCCGATGACGTAGTCCACTTCCTGCTGGCTGAGGCGAGCTAAATCCATGCCCTTCGGGAAAAATTCCCGGAGAAGGCCGTTGGTATTTTCATTGGTTCCCCGCTGCCAGGCGGCATAGGGGTCGGCGAAATAGACGGGCACGCTCCGGGCTTCGAGGGCGGGAAAGCAGGCGAATTCTTTGCCCCGGTCCACCGTTATGCTTTCAAAGACACCACGAGGATACTGGTCCATCAGTGTTTCCACGGCAGTG
Proteins encoded in this region:
- a CDS encoding PH domain-containing protein, whose amino-acid sequence is MTQYAEVDAALAPYGKFAMKALEKEAELLSKELDEKEALITLCASAKMTDDLKLLALTDTRFIYVINSGLKKSKIINYSSSKDAFSGIRKNMKKIMFEFNGDADGVTLSFPNNRLNFRSIQTIAQKTGVDIEEIQLQFSPSKTATGKVSKKVSLEFVNGHKEVGLKSKGAKLIQLENGYVYFKEIGNATSLFELYDYDRTQNIKRSTYHAMENANPGKFLEGNQGAMAMAIGSTSGKDLSTAVLFLIDKENNTKYAVIAKCNSKKFSKLSEFQTSAHLNFGNEQSAPPAFDKYAEVERIHGLKEKGILSAKEFEAEKAKLLR